The proteins below are encoded in one region of Zootoca vivipara chromosome 10, rZooViv1.1, whole genome shotgun sequence:
- the STMP1 gene encoding short transmembrane mitochondrial protein 1 yields MFQFLVGFALGNVVGMYLAQNYDVPNISKKIEAIKRDVEARKKPPNDK; encoded by the exons ATGTTTCAGTTTTTG gtTGGTTTTGCACTTGGCAATGTAGTTGGGATGTATCTGGCCCAGAACTATGAT GTTCCGAACATTTCAAAGAAGATTGAAGCCATCAAGAGAGACGTGGAAGCTAGAAAGAAGCCTCCGAACGACAAATGA